GGCCAACTTGGGCAGACAAAGCCGATCAAAAGCGATCGCTTACCCCAGCACAAGCAATCAAAGCAGGTGCAGATTACCTAGTAATTGGGCGTCCGATTACCACTGCTGCTGACCCTGAGTTAGCTTGGAAAAGAATTTCTGAGGAGTTAACCACAGTGGCATGAAGGCAGTTATAAAGAAGGCAGAAGGGAACTCTATAAATCAATTTAGGAGCCAGTTGCGTGGGCGGCTTTGCCGACTTGAGGAGCCAGTGCGTTGCGGAAGTTTCCTCCGTTGTCGCAACTGGCGTCAAACTGTCCGTTGGGGTTCCCCAACTTGTAGCAGCTGCCGTCAAACTGGCGTGGGCTTTAAACCTTTTTGGCAGAGGAGCCAGTGCGTTGCGGAGGACACTGCGTTGGGCGGCTCTGCCGACTTGAAGCAAGTGTCCGTTGGGGTTCCCCCCGTTGTAGCAACTGGCGTGGAAAAATTTTTTTCTACAATCTTCTGCCCTTCGGGTACTCTGCGAGAACTCCTTCGGAGAACGGCAGTCCCCCATCGACGGGAACCGCCCGCCGAAGGATGCCCGAAGGGCTGTAGACGGGGGCTGCCTCACCTTCTGCCTTCTGTCCTCTGCCTTTCTTTAGTCATCGCAAATAGTATTGATAACTTAGCGTTCTCACAGAACCCCTCTTCGCTATCAGATAAGGGTGTGGTTAATAATCAGCCTGGGTCTGCTTGCATCGAACAAAACCTAGAAACTTTAACTACTTATTTGCTGCGAGATTTACCTAGTTACACCAATCGCGTGACGCAGCGTGCCCGCCGTCTGAGCAGAAATAGTGAAGTTTACAGCTATATGTTATTAGCAGGTAGACCTGAGTTTACACCCTTGCCTCTAAATCCTGGGATTGACACTACAGATACCTCTAAAAGTGTAGGAGCAGGAGTAGAGCAAGTTTTCTTTACTACTTTAGAACGGCAGTATATAGGAGCGAAAGCGGTGGAATTACAAGAATTCCACTGGCTGTTTTTGACTAAAACTCAAAGTAGTTGGCGTTTGGTTATGATGTTTACTCAAACTGGTTCATCTCCCAAGCAGCAACCACCAACCCCCCCAAGGGATAGCAGTAAAAGTACGGTTGCACAAGCAATTAATCTGTGGCTGCGGGATTGCCAGGCAGGAAGTGTGCGGATGCCTGGTAAACTTTTTTAACGAATCTCATCGTATTTCGCACGTACAGCTTGTATATCCTGCCACATCAGCCATTTAGGGCTGCCAACTTCGCGAGAAGGGTTGCGCAGTAAGTAGGAAGGATGAAAAATTGGCATACACAAACGCCCTTGCCACTCTATCCACTGTCCGCGGATTTTGGTAATACCACGCTTATCGCCAGTTAAGCCTTTAACCGCAGTTGCACCAGTTAACAAAATAATTTTTGGATCGACTAAGCGAATTTGTTCAAGTAAATAGGGCAGGCAAGCCGCCATTTCTTCAGTAGTTGGGACTCGATTCTCTGGCGGGCGACATTTATTAATATTGCCAATATATACATCATGCTCAGTGCTGAGATTCACTGATGCCAAAATTTTCTCTAGCAACTGCCCTGATTTGCCGACAAATGGTAAACCTGTCTCGTCTTCGTGTTGGCCTGGTGCTTCCCCTACAACCATAATTGGTGCTTTCAGGTTTCCGCGTCCAACGACAGCATGAGTGCGGCTGTTTCCTAACCCACAACGGTGGCACTGATTGCAATGCTGTGCCAACTCAGTCATGTTGGTATATGTGTTGGGAGGTATGGGAATTTTGCTGTCTGTGGGAATCAGATCTCTTTGGCTTTGGTTGAAACTTGAGTCGTCAAATAGGCTGAGTTGGGTTTCGCTGCTCATGACAATTTGAAAGTTGGGGTAAATACCACCTGTCTAATCTGAGGGCAATACTTCTCTTGTAGGAGATTGTTTAGAAATCAACTGTTGCTGAAAATTGTGATTTACAGAACCTTTATTGTATCAGTTGTATCGGTTGATTTCAGCAACCATCAGTCACGAGCAAAGTAAAAGTTTTTTCTAGTCAAACTCTGTCGTTTGATATTGCATTGCTTTGGCATAATCGCCTAAGGCGTAACAAGCAAGTTTGAGACTGGCAAGAGCTTGTTCTTGAGTGCGAACATCGTTGATAGCTCTAGCTAAGAACAAACGTTGTTCGTGGTAGGTAATTGCTTTAGAATAATCACCCAAAGCTTCACAAGCAACTCCTAAACTTCCTAAAGACTGTTCCTCACTACGCTTGTCTTGAATTACTCTGGCTAATTGCAAGCGCTCTTCGTAATAAATAATAGCTTTGGCATAATCACCTAAAGCATAGCAGGAGTTACCCAGATTCTTGAGTACATACACGGCACTACGCAGATTTTTCAGGGTACGAGATAAGTCTAAACACTTTTCATAGTAAGCGATCGCTTTTGGATAATCGTCTAATGCATACCAAGTATTACCCAAATTTTTCAATACTTGTTCCTCACCCCAATTGTCTTGAAGTTCTCGGACAATTTTCAAACTTTGCTCTTGATACTCAATTGCTTGTGCAACTTTACCTACAGCTTTATAAACCAAACCCAGATTATTTAAAGCCGCTACTTGACTGCGCCGATCTTGCTGCTGCTGGGTGATTTTTAAACTCTCTTCCAAAAACTGAATAGCTTTTTCATAGTTGTTGAGGTGGCGGTAAGCATTCCCCAAATGAGAAAATATCTGCATCCGCACCGCTAGATCTGAGGTGTCAGTCATTAAAGAAAGACATTGTTCGCAATAGGAGATAGTTTTCTGGTAACTCCCTGAGGTATAAGCTGTTAATGCTAGCAAGGAAAGCACTTTCTCCTGTTTCCGGGAATTTCCTAATGCTTGAAACAGCACTAGAGATTCTTCTAAAGACTTAATTGCCGCATTTAAATCCCCAGCTTGTTGCTGTTTAACTCCTTGATGCAGAAGTTTAGATGCTTCTGATAGCAGATCTTTACTTGCTAGTGAAAGACTGATTTCTGATGAACTTTGGTTAAATTCATGGATAATGGTGTTGCGCTTGGTGAGCTTTTCATATTTTTTTGAAACTTTTAAGGGATCTGTATTGTTTCCATCTGTAGACATCAACCAAGTCCTGTAAAGTTTGATGATATCTTTTAGTATTCCCAAACTTCTCGCTAAATCTTCATGCAAGCAGTCTATTCTTGTGTCATATTAACTGTGGAACGATTCATCGGGATTTTGCTGTTCCAAATTTCTTCAAATTCTGCTTTATTAATTGCAAATTCTTGCAGATCCTCTTCATTAAATTGTTTATCGCATAACATTCCATAGTTATCTGCTAAGTGGCTGCTATCATAAAACAATATATTACCGTTTTCATAAATTTCTATTTGTCTCAAGGCATATAAATCATGCCCTACTTCCATCAAGTAAGTACTAGTACCCCAATCATCGTATTCCCCTCCTAAGGATTCATCCCAAAACCATTTACAATATCTCTTATGATTTTTTGAGAGAGACATAATTTTTATAATCCCCTGAGAAGCATATATTTAAAAATTAAAGATATTTAACTTTCCTGTAAATGATATAGCAATTCAAATAATGTTTGCGACAGATGCATGGTAGTCATGGGCTGGGTAACTACGCTGCTAAAATTGAACGGTTGCATTCTATTGGGAAATTGGTATTATCAATACCCATCAATACTTATTTGAGAAATTTTTGAGAGATGGAAAACAAAATAAAAAAATTATGTTGCAGATCTATTCCCATCTCTAGAGTTTAGCGCGATCGCAGTATTTCTCTCACTTCCATTAAAATTATCCCCAGCATATTTTTACCACTCCCATCAGAGCCACAACCCCAGTAAAAGTCAATAGGAGAGTTTTCGATGATTTCTTCATTATTTGTCGCTAGTAGTATTTCCCTGATATCTGCATGAGTTTCAAATTTGCGTAATACCGCCATGCGCATAATGTCATCTTTTACTTCTTCCCAATCTGGGCGCAAGGGACGACTTCTTTCACGCCCCATTCTCGCTGCATCTTTAGGACTTTTGACTAACCGAATTTGCTCTAAATGCAAAGTGCCAACGAATTTTTGTGCTTGAAAATAGTGTTCGCTGGTAGGCCAATATAACTCATCTAACTCAAAACCATGCGGTGAAAAGTTGGAGAAACAACCATATTGTTCGCGAACGCTGTAAAAATAAATTGTCATAGAATTTATAGCCGATTACAGTTGATCGGACAAGTGAATATTTTGTTATATGTTACAAAAATATTTGAATCAACTTAATTGCGCAAAAAGCTTACTTAATTAATGGGTAGTAACATTTGCTTATAAAATATTAATGAGTATACAAAAATATATATTTTTTATGAAAATGTTATCGCGGAGGGGATGGTTTAATAGGCTTGGCTATGAAGAAAAAATCACAAGTTAAGTATTTTTAAGCTTTATGTTCGCTCCTAGCTAATTCTCTGGGTTCATAGTGACGACATCCCTGACACGGCCCGTCAGGATTGACAGCACAGCGGATATAGCCAGATCTAGCATTAAATTTGCAGCTGATGTCGCCAACTAAGTAACCTACTCCTTCTAGATAGTAGCGTTCCCCAAAGGCGTTGCCGCAGGCATCGCCATCGATTGGCCTAATAGTTTGCCTAGCTTGCACGCCTGCAACGTTCATGGCTGCTTGTCTCATTCTTATGCGTGTTCGCAAATGAGTTTTACGGATGATCCACAAGGAAAACAGCGATGGTAGAAAACCAATAACGATCACCACAAGAGTTCTTAACACTTTTTCCTGACCTCTTTTATGTGCTGATTAATCTTGCCCAATATTGCACTATCATTAATTTTCGTCAGTGCAACTATTAGGGCTGTTTCGCCTTTGCGCCTCGAAAATAAAGTTTTTGCAGACTGCAATGGCGTGTGGCATTAACGACTGTGAGAAACAACAATCGACTACCACTTTAATCAGCATAACTTTTACAGTTTATGGGTTGGGCTGTAGTTGCAACTTCATATCTTTAAGATTTGTTGATTAATAATGTTTTGAAAGTTGGGCATTTGTCAACAGTCAAGGGTCAATGGTTATTATTTATTTCTCCGCCACTCCCCACACTCGATCTGCATTCATTGCGATCGCGATTCTTTTTTGCGGTTTTGCTGGCGCAGTTGCTGTGCTAGCTGTGCTGCTTCTCTTTCTGGTTGGAAGATATCTACTTTTCGCATTGTCAGCAGGAATGACTCATCTGGCTTTTGTAGTACCCAAGGGACGCTAACTGGTGCATACTGACAAATACTTTTGTATGGCTTGCCTTTCTCTTGCAGTTTGCTGGCTGTCGCTTTGAACTCTAAAATCATTGCTTCTAACTGTGCAGCCATTTGATTGATGCTTTGTACTTGTGCAAATAAACATTCCCATTCATTACCAAGATCGTCCTCTGGAATTTGCAATGGCGCGATCGCAGTAGTTATTGTTTTGGCTTGTGACTTTGCAAGCGCTGTAGCAAGGGGCTTTTGGTCGCTGTCTTTGATTTCTCTCATCATTCCTCTCACAAGACTAATTGGCTGTTTAGGCATTTTAACTGCAAAATAGTATTTTTGTACTATAAATTTTGTATCTGAGGTTTGCACCTGGATTTTTCAGGCTTACAGGAGCTTTGATTAGACTGAAATAGACGATCTCCAAAACCATAAGTGTGTAGAGATTTAAATTTCGGAGAATAGTCTGTGAATCATCAAAACAAACAAGGTTACGGAATTAATTATTACCTCTGTATATGATAGAGCCGCTAATTATTGGGGGAAGAGGAAAAACCTATTCTAGAAACAAGTTATGCGAGCAATTAACAGCTAAATGAAGCGCAAAATTATAACTTTATAGAACTAATATTGAACTTTGATGAAGCCAGTTACAAATCGAATAATCTTCTTGACTATGACTTACATACGCCAGTCATTTCATGAATCACATCGATTATTATAGTTATTTATTTGATAATTTCTCCGCCATTCTTCGAGATGTTCTATTGTTACTGATTTTGTGATTACATTCATACCATTACCTCGCCATTCAACTTCTGGATCTGTTGTAAATACACCACATTCTAATTGCTCAGTTCTGATATGCCAATATTCACTAAATCGGCTTTTTAGAGTAATAACTTGCTCAAAAACTTTGTTTCTATGCTTATTTCTTCTTTTTCTCTCTGTGGCTCCCGTTGCTTCTGTATCAATAAATTTAGTTTCTATTAAGAATAAATTCCCTTGATTTGTTAGATAAACAAAATCGCATTTTCCCAAGTCAGTATAGTCTGCAATTGGTGACTTTTCAAAGAGCAACAATTCAGAGCATGATGGAAATAATTGGTTGAGATTGAGAAATAAATAGGCTTGTAGTAGAAGTTCTTTGTCATAGGGAAAAAAAATTACCCCTTCAAAAAATTTCTTGATATCTTCCTGCGTTTGGGGTTGAATTCTTTTACAATATGAGACAAATTTAGTTAGATCATTAACGATCATCAAGTCTTAGCTCCTTCCCCTGACTATTGCCTAAATGGCATAGCATCAAAAGATACCATGCATTGAAGGAAGACATCATCCGCATAAGTAACCAAAAAACAGACTCAATAGCCTTTTATCTCCGGCTATATACTGTTGACGGAGCGATAAACCTTGTGTCAAGCTAATTCAACAATTATCAGTAATTAAGCTGTAAACATAGTCTTTAATGAGACGTGTTTTACTTGTGATTTCCGGTATTCAACTACCAGTAAGGGGTTTGATCTGAGCCGGAAATCTGCCATTTTGAAGCGCTATAACTGTGCTAAGAGAATCTTGTACCCAAAATTGCCGACCAAAACGGACAAGTTGACGAGAATTACCAGCTTGTACTACGCCAATCACAGGTATTTTTGCTTTGTCTCCTGATTGTTCTTTCAAAATATTTCTGAGGCGATCGCGTTCTTCAATATTGACTGCTTGTAGAGGAGTTAGTTCTACCATTACTAGTTTTACGGTATCAACTACTTCAGCATCTTCCACAATAAATTGAGTTTGGTCGTCGCGTCGGTCTACTTTACCCCAAATAATCAATCTCGCATCAACTTGTAATAGAGAACTAATACGTTCGTAATTTTTCGGAAAGACAACTGCTTCTGATTGGGAAGTTAAATCTTCGATTTGTAAAATTGCCATTGGATCGCCTTTCTTGGTGATGACTTTTTTCACACCATTAAGCATGACAACTGCACAAAGCAGCGTATCTTCCCTTTGTTCGCCAAGCTGCGATAGGTTAATTGGAGCTAAAACTAGAGATGATTGTTTCAGAGATTTCAGGGGATGGTCTGACACATAAAACCCTAAAAGTTCTTTTTCCATCCGTAACTTTTCTTGGGGAGGAAAATCAGAAACAGCTTGAGCTTTAGGAGCCATTTCAAATGCATTATTGGCAGTTTTAGTATTAGTATTAGTAGTATTAAATCCCCCTAATAAATCAAAAATACTTCCTTGACCGCTAGCTCGATCTTTAGCGCGGGATTGCGCCCATTCATAAACTAAAGGTAAATCTTGAATTAA
The genomic region above belongs to Calothrix sp. NIES-2098 and contains:
- a CDS encoding phage SPO1 DNA polymerase-related protein; the encoded protein is MSSETQLSLFDDSSFNQSQRDLIPTDSKIPIPPNTYTNMTELAQHCNQCHRCGLGNSRTHAVVGRGNLKAPIMVVGEAPGQHEDETGLPFVGKSGQLLEKILASVNLSTEHDVYIGNINKCRPPENRVPTTEEMAACLPYLLEQIRLVDPKIILLTGATAVKGLTGDKRGITKIRGQWIEWQGRLCMPIFHPSYLLRNPSREVGSPKWLMWQDIQAVRAKYDEIR
- a CDS encoding TPR-related region, which codes for MSTDGNNTDPLKVSKKYEKLTKRNTIIHEFNQSSSEISLSLASKDLLSEASKLLHQGVKQQQAGDLNAAIKSLEESLVLFQALGNSRKQEKVLSLLALTAYTSGSYQKTISYCEQCLSLMTDTSDLAVRMQIFSHLGNAYRHLNNYEKAIQFLEESLKITQQQQDRRSQVAALNNLGLVYKAVGKVAQAIEYQEQSLKIVRELQDNWGEEQVLKNLGNTWYALDDYPKAIAYYEKCLDLSRTLKNLRSAVYVLKNLGNSCYALGDYAKAIIYYEERLQLARVIQDKRSEEQSLGSLGVACEALGDYSKAITYHEQRLFLARAINDVRTQEQALASLKLACYALGDYAKAMQYQTTEFD
- a CDS encoding DNA polymerase III alpha subunit, with the translated sequence MVKIVIRKSLGEQNVYDIGVELDHNFAIKNGLIASNCFNKSHSTAYGYVTYQTAYLKANFPLEYMAALLTANSGDTDKVQKYISTCISMNIQIEPPDINRSGVDFTPVAGKILFGFSAVRNVGQNAIASILEARNEGGEFKSLGDFCDRVDLRAVNRRTLESLISCGAFDKIQPNRHQLIQDLPLVYEWAQSRAKDRASGQGSIFDLLGGFNTTNTNTKTANNAFEMAPKAQAVSDFPPQEKLRMEKELLGFYVSDHPLKSLKQSSLVLAPINLSQLGEQREDTLLCAVVMLNGVKKVITKKGDPMAILQIEDLTSQSEAVVFPKNYERISSLLQVDARLIIWGKVDRRDDQTQFIVEDAEVVDTVKLVMVELTPLQAVNIEERDRLRNILKEQSGDKAKIPVIGVVQAGNSRQLVRFGRQFWVQDSLSTVIALQNGRFPAQIKPLTGS